A genomic region of Sporolituus thermophilus DSM 23256 contains the following coding sequences:
- a CDS encoding acetylornithine transaminase — translation MSRVDKAEVQAIDKRHYMPVFSRYDVVLSHGDGPYVYDTEGKKYLDFLAGIAVNVLGHAHPALVAAITVQAGKLIHCTNLYYTEEQAKLVQTLAQLSGLNKVFLANSGAEANEGAIKLARKYGKQLNADRVEIITAENSFHGRTLATLTATAQPKYQHGYEPLPPGFKYVPYNDLAALERALSAKTCAVMLEPIQGEGGINIPDDGYLQGVRELCDSYGALLIFDEIQTGMGRTGKMFAYQHTDVKPDILTVAKGLGGGVPIGAILATDRVASAFGPGDHGSTFGGNPLACAAANAVLAVITSEDLPGNAERTGQYMLGELAKLQAKYPAIISEVRGKGLMIGVKLSQPGREIVNKCLEQGALINCTAGDVLRFVPPLTINKEHVDEMIDILDKVIGSL, via the coding sequence GTGAGCCGCGTGGATAAAGCTGAAGTGCAAGCTATTGACAAACGGCATTATATGCCGGTGTTTAGTCGTTATGATGTAGTGTTGTCCCATGGTGACGGGCCGTATGTGTATGATACCGAGGGCAAAAAATATCTGGACTTTTTGGCCGGTATCGCGGTGAACGTGCTGGGGCATGCCCACCCGGCGTTAGTGGCCGCCATTACTGTGCAGGCCGGCAAGCTCATTCATTGCACCAACCTCTACTATACGGAAGAACAGGCCAAGCTCGTGCAAACGTTGGCTCAGCTAAGCGGACTAAATAAGGTATTTTTGGCCAATAGCGGCGCGGAAGCGAACGAAGGGGCGATCAAGCTGGCCCGTAAATATGGCAAACAGCTAAATGCCGACCGGGTAGAAATTATCACTGCCGAGAATTCTTTCCATGGCCGCACGCTGGCCACCTTGACGGCGACGGCCCAGCCTAAATACCAGCATGGCTATGAGCCGCTGCCGCCAGGGTTTAAATATGTGCCGTACAATGACTTGGCGGCGCTCGAACGCGCCCTGTCCGCTAAGACGTGTGCCGTCATGCTGGAACCAATCCAGGGCGAGGGCGGGATTAACATTCCTGATGACGGTTATTTGCAGGGGGTCCGCGAATTGTGCGATTCTTACGGCGCCCTGCTGATTTTTGACGAAATTCAAACCGGTATGGGCCGTACCGGTAAAATGTTTGCCTACCAGCACACGGATGTTAAGCCTGACATTCTTACCGTAGCCAAAGGATTAGGCGGCGGTGTGCCAATCGGCGCGATATTGGCGACCGACCGAGTGGCTTCGGCCTTCGGTCCCGGCGATCATGGTTCGACTTTTGGCGGCAATCCGCTCGCCTGCGCCGCCGCTAATGCCGTGTTAGCCGTTATTACTTCGGAAGACTTGCCAGGCAATGCGGAGCGGACGGGGCAGTATATGCTGGGCGAGCTGGCCAAACTGCAGGCTAAATACCCGGCCATCATCAGCGAGGTACGCGGCAAGGGTTTGATGATTGGTGTAAAGTTAAGCCAACCTGGCCGCGAAATTGTCAATAAGTGTTTGGAGCAAGGTGCGCTGATTAATTGCACGGCCGGCGATGTGCTCCGTTTCGTCCCGCCGCTAACTATTAATAAGGAGCATGTTGATGAAATGATTGACATTTTAGATAAAGTAATTGGCAGTTTATAG
- the argF gene encoding ornithine carbamoyltransferase: MKGKHLLSVHDLSQAEVNRIFALAKTLKNKQRQGEEHQLLKGKTLAMIFQKASTRTRVSFEVGMWQLGGKALFLNAGDLQLGRGEPVKDTARVLSRYVDGIMIRTFAHDEVVELARYATVPVINGLTDLYHPCQALTDIFTAWEFKGELQGKKLAYIGDGNNMANALLETCAKVGMHMTVATPPGYEPPAAVLAEAGNDARFTGSRLEIVADPFAAAQDADILYTDVWASMGQEKEQVARRAAFAGYQVNSELLKVAKPDAIVMHCLPAHRGEEITDEVMEGSQSVVFDQAENRLHVQKAILALLLGN; this comes from the coding sequence ATGAAGGGGAAACATTTACTGTCTGTTCATGATCTGTCCCAGGCTGAAGTGAACCGGATTTTTGCCCTGGCAAAAACCCTTAAAAACAAACAGCGGCAAGGTGAAGAACATCAGCTGCTTAAGGGTAAAACGCTTGCCATGATTTTTCAAAAAGCGTCTACCCGTACCAGGGTGTCATTTGAAGTGGGGATGTGGCAGCTTGGCGGCAAAGCCTTGTTTTTAAACGCCGGCGATTTGCAGCTTGGCCGGGGCGAGCCGGTGAAAGACACGGCCCGGGTTTTGTCCCGGTATGTGGATGGCATCATGATTCGCACCTTTGCCCACGACGAGGTAGTGGAACTGGCCCGTTACGCTACCGTCCCCGTCATCAACGGCCTGACCGACCTTTACCACCCCTGCCAGGCTTTGACCGATATTTTCACCGCCTGGGAGTTTAAAGGCGAGCTGCAAGGCAAAAAACTGGCCTATATTGGTGACGGGAACAATATGGCAAACGCGCTTCTGGAGACTTGCGCCAAAGTAGGCATGCACATGACCGTTGCCACCCCGCCTGGCTATGAGCCGCCAGCCGCTGTCCTGGCTGAAGCGGGCAATGATGCGCGCTTTACCGGCAGCCGGCTAGAGATTGTGGCTGATCCTTTTGCCGCGGCCCAGGACGCAGACATACTGTATACCGACGTATGGGCCAGCATGGGGCAGGAAAAGGAACAGGTCGCGCGGCGGGCCGCTTTTGCCGGTTATCAGGTAAACAGCGAACTATTGAAGGTGGCCAAACCGGACGCGATTGTCATGCACTGTTTGCCGGCCCACCGCGGCGAAGAAATTACCGATGAAGTAATGGAAGGATCGCAATCGGTAGTTTTTGATCAGGCAGAGAACAGACTTCATGTGCAAAAAGCAATTTTGGCGTTACTACTGGGAAATTAG
- a CDS encoding argininosuccinate synthase, with product MSEIKKVVLAYSGGLDTSVIIPWLKENFGCEVIAMCADVGQGDELAPIREKAIKSGASKVYIEDLKKEFIEGYIWPTLKAGAVYEGKYLLGTSFARPIIAKALVDVARKEGADAVAHGATGKGNDQVRFELTVKALAPHLKIIAPWRLWDIRSREDAIDYAEKHGIPVPVTKKRPYSMDRNIWHLSHEGGDLEDPWNEPKDDVYLVTTTPEKAPDKPTYVEITFEKGVPVAVDGEKLDAVALLEKVNALGAANGIGIADIVENRLVGMKSRGVYETPGGAILYYAHRELEYLTLDRATLHFKEQVAIRYAELVYDGMWYSPLREALDAFVESTQQTVSGVVRLKLYKGNIMSAGAKSPYSLYHEGFVTFGRDEVYNQKDAEGFINLFGLPLKIRALMQQKEANKDE from the coding sequence ATGAGCGAAATTAAAAAAGTGGTGCTGGCCTATTCCGGTGGCCTCGACACATCGGTCATCATTCCGTGGCTGAAAGAAAACTTCGGCTGTGAAGTCATTGCCATGTGCGCCGACGTCGGCCAAGGTGACGAATTGGCGCCTATCCGGGAAAAAGCGATCAAATCGGGCGCCAGCAAGGTCTACATTGAAGACCTGAAAAAAGAGTTTATCGAGGGTTACATTTGGCCGACCCTGAAGGCCGGCGCGGTGTATGAAGGCAAATACCTGCTTGGTACCTCCTTCGCCAGACCTATTATTGCCAAAGCGCTGGTGGACGTGGCGCGGAAAGAAGGGGCGGACGCCGTAGCGCATGGCGCTACCGGCAAAGGTAACGACCAGGTCCGGTTTGAACTTACCGTCAAGGCGCTGGCGCCACACCTCAAAATCATCGCCCCCTGGCGGCTGTGGGACATTCGCTCGCGGGAAGACGCCATTGACTATGCCGAAAAGCATGGCATCCCCGTGCCGGTGACGAAAAAGCGCCCCTATAGCATGGACCGCAATATCTGGCATCTCAGCCATGAAGGCGGCGATTTGGAAGACCCCTGGAACGAGCCCAAGGACGACGTCTATCTTGTAACCACTACGCCGGAAAAAGCGCCGGACAAGCCGACCTATGTCGAGATTACTTTTGAAAAGGGCGTGCCGGTGGCGGTAGATGGCGAGAAACTTGATGCGGTGGCCCTGCTGGAAAAAGTAAATGCGCTGGGCGCCGCTAACGGCATTGGTATTGCCGACATTGTGGAAAACCGGCTGGTCGGCATGAAATCGCGGGGGGTCTATGAGACGCCGGGTGGCGCTATTCTCTATTATGCCCACCGCGAACTGGAATACCTTACCCTCGACCGGGCCACACTCCACTTTAAGGAACAAGTGGCCATCCGCTATGCCGAACTGGTCTATGACGGCATGTGGTATTCGCCGCTGCGGGAAGCGCTTGATGCTTTTGTCGAGTCGACCCAGCAGACGGTCAGCGGCGTGGTTCGCCTCAAACTGTATAAAGGCAATATCATGAGCGCCGGCGCTAAATCGCCCTATTCGCTCTATCACGAAGGGTTTGTCACTTTCGGGCGGGATGAGGTTTACAACCAAAAGGATGCCGAGGGCTTCATCAATCTGTTCGGCCTGCCGCTGAAAATCCGCGCCCTGATGCAGCAGAAAGAGGCGAACAAGGATGAGTAA